One window from the genome of Pyxidicoccus xibeiensis encodes:
- a CDS encoding amidase, protein MDPFVSLDATAQAELVRRREVTPLELVDAAIARIERHNPKLNAVVHTQFDTARLRAKGALPTGPFTGVPFLLKDLLTAQEGYPLTGGSRFGKDFVADHDSELVKRHLRAGLVVLGKTNTPELGLLPTTESELLGPCRNPWNLERSPGGSSGGAAAAVASGMVPFAHAADGGGSIRIPASCCGLFGLKPTRGRNPLGPDLADPYHWILAEHALTRSVRDSAALLDATEGPDEGAPYIAPPKARPYALEVGAPPGRLRIGLALRNSVDAPVHPESLTAVAATARLLEGLGHSVLEGSLEVPGDEALGQAFMTVWAGGVVYGIDRLAQRLGRTPEAEHFEAFTWALYQFGLGQGLSAYLLASAQLQRFSRLIARRFEDVDVWLLPTVTEPAPPLGTFAAPPDEPLAPLFRSAAFTPYCPLANMTGLPAMSVPLHWSREGLPVGVQFIGRFGDEATLFRLAAQLEAAHPWKDRRPAVFG, encoded by the coding sequence ATGGACCCCTTTGTCAGCCTCGATGCAACGGCCCAGGCGGAGCTCGTCCGCCGGCGTGAGGTCACCCCGCTGGAGCTCGTGGACGCGGCCATTGCCCGCATCGAGCGCCACAACCCGAAGCTGAACGCGGTGGTCCACACCCAGTTCGACACCGCGCGCCTGCGGGCGAAGGGCGCGCTGCCGACGGGCCCCTTCACCGGCGTCCCCTTCCTCCTGAAGGACCTGCTCACGGCCCAGGAGGGCTACCCGCTCACCGGGGGCTCGCGCTTCGGCAAGGACTTCGTGGCGGACCACGACAGCGAGCTGGTGAAGCGCCACCTGCGCGCCGGGCTGGTGGTGCTGGGCAAGACGAACACGCCCGAGCTCGGACTCCTGCCCACCACGGAGAGCGAGCTGTTGGGCCCCTGCCGCAACCCGTGGAACCTGGAGCGCAGCCCCGGCGGCAGCAGCGGCGGCGCGGCGGCGGCGGTGGCCAGCGGCATGGTGCCCTTCGCCCACGCGGCGGACGGCGGCGGCTCCATCCGCATCCCCGCGTCGTGCTGCGGCCTCTTCGGCCTCAAGCCCACGCGCGGCCGCAACCCGCTGGGGCCGGACCTGGCGGACCCCTACCACTGGATTCTGGCGGAGCACGCCCTCACCCGCTCCGTGCGCGACAGCGCGGCCCTGCTGGACGCCACCGAGGGCCCGGACGAGGGCGCGCCCTACATTGCCCCGCCCAAGGCCCGGCCCTACGCACTGGAGGTGGGTGCGCCGCCGGGGCGCCTGCGCATCGGCCTGGCGCTGCGCAACTCCGTGGACGCCCCCGTTCACCCCGAGAGCCTGACGGCCGTCGCCGCCACCGCCCGCCTGCTGGAAGGCCTGGGACACTCCGTGCTGGAGGGCAGCCTGGAGGTGCCCGGCGACGAGGCCCTGGGCCAGGCCTTCATGACGGTGTGGGCCGGCGGCGTCGTCTATGGCATCGACCGGCTGGCGCAGCGCCTGGGCCGCACGCCGGAGGCGGAGCACTTCGAGGCCTTCACCTGGGCGCTCTATCAGTTCGGGCTGGGCCAGGGGCTGTCGGCCTACCTGCTGGCCAGCGCACAGCTGCAGCGCTTCAGCCGGCTCATCGCCCGCCGCTTCGAGGACGTGGACGTGTGGCTGCTGCCCACCGTCACGGAGCCCGCCCCGCCGCTGGGCACCTTCGCCGCCCCGCCCGACGAGCCGCTGGCGCCGCTCTTCCGCTCAGCCGCCTTCACGCCCTACTGCCCGCTGGCGAACATGACGGGGCTGCCGGCCATGAGCGTGCCGCTGCACTGGAGTCGCGAGGGACTGCCCGTGGGCGTGCAGTTCATCGGCCGCTTCGGCGACGAGGCCACCCTCTTCCGGCTGGCCGCCCAGTTGGAGGCAGCCCACCCGTGGAAGGACCGGCGACCGGCAGTGTTCGGCTAG
- a CDS encoding 6-phosphofructokinase yields the protein MKVAVLTGGGDCPGLNAVIRAVVRRAAEHGFEMMGLRDGWKGLLEDNHFRLTRETTSGILHRGGTILGTSRVNPFKVENGLERVKRAVERNGIHAIIAIGGEGTLSAATRMSQEGLRIVGVPKTIDNDINATDFTFGFDTAVEIATEAIDRLHSTAESHKRVIVCEVMGRHVGWIATYAGIAGGADVILVPEIPADLAKVAEHIQRRHAGGRTFSIVVVAEGTRIKTSSDQSEQLVTSGALDEAGRPRLGGVGTIVAHEIERRTGFETRVSVLGHIQRGGAPTPHDRVLATRYGVHACDMVARGEFGKMAALKGNDIVTVDLADATRELKKVPKEFFEVAQVFFG from the coding sequence ATGAAAGTTGCCGTACTGACCGGCGGGGGCGACTGCCCCGGCCTCAACGCAGTCATCCGCGCAGTCGTCCGCCGTGCCGCGGAGCACGGCTTCGAGATGATGGGGCTCCGCGATGGGTGGAAGGGCCTGCTGGAGGACAACCACTTCCGGCTCACCCGGGAGACCACGTCCGGCATCCTCCACCGGGGCGGCACCATCCTCGGCACCTCCCGCGTCAACCCCTTCAAGGTGGAGAACGGCCTGGAGCGCGTGAAGCGCGCCGTGGAGCGCAACGGCATCCACGCCATCATCGCCATCGGTGGCGAGGGCACGCTGTCGGCCGCCACGCGCATGTCCCAGGAGGGGCTGCGCATCGTCGGGGTGCCGAAGACCATCGACAACGACATCAACGCCACGGACTTCACGTTCGGCTTCGACACCGCGGTGGAAATCGCGACGGAGGCCATCGACCGGCTGCACTCCACCGCCGAGTCCCACAAGCGCGTCATCGTCTGCGAGGTCATGGGACGGCACGTGGGCTGGATTGCCACCTACGCGGGCATCGCCGGCGGCGCGGACGTCATCCTGGTGCCGGAGATTCCGGCCGACCTGGCGAAGGTGGCCGAGCACATCCAGCGCCGCCACGCGGGCGGGCGCACCTTCTCCATCGTCGTGGTGGCGGAGGGCACGCGCATCAAGACGTCCTCGGACCAGAGCGAGCAGCTCGTCACCAGCGGCGCGCTGGACGAGGCAGGCCGGCCGCGCCTGGGCGGCGTGGGCACCATCGTCGCGCACGAAATCGAGCGGCGCACCGGCTTCGAGACGCGCGTGTCCGTGCTGGGCCACATCCAGCGCGGCGGCGCGCCCACGCCGCATGACCGCGTGCTGGCCACCCGCTACGGCGTCCATGCCTGCGACATGGTGGCCCGCGGCGAGTTCGGGAAGATGGCCGCGCTCAAGGGCAATGACATCGTCACCGTGGACCTGGCGGACGCCACCCGCGAGCTGAAGAAGGTGCCGAAGGAGTTCTTCGAGGTGGCACAGGTGTTCTTCGGCTGA
- a CDS encoding long-chain fatty acid--CoA ligase, with protein MLAGRMMDFPLTLTHFLERARTYYSRSEIVSRNPDKSLHRYTFADFYKRTCRLMNALTRLGVKPGDRVATLSWNHYRHLEVYYGVPAMGAVVHTLNLRLHPNDLAYIARHAEDTVVVVDHSLLPLFEKFAAQVPSLRHVIVVPDSGPAPEGKLDYEQLLAAESESFDFPKLEENSAAMLCYTSGTTGNPKGVLYSHRSIVLHTLACCMPDATGMREADTVLPVVPMFHAAAWGLAFDAVLTGAKLVFPGPHLDPLSLLELMAAEKVTMAGGVPTIWLGILALLDQDPKKWDLSRVRSMLIGGSAAPPSLIDGFKQRHGLEVVHAWGMTELSPVGTMAKLKGELRDASQEAQLAARASQGFALPFVETRVVADDGRILPWDGKTMGELEVRGPWVAGSYFGGEGPDRFTADGWFKTGDVVTIDGDGYVRICDRSKDVIKSGGEWISSVALENALMAHPAVLEAAVFAGRHAKWDERPLAAVALKPGQTATKEELAAHLAKQFAKFWMPDDYFFVPQIPRNSTGKFLKSKLREEYGEHLMKNQGVSSAG; from the coding sequence ATGCTCGCCGGACGGATGATGGACTTCCCGCTCACCCTGACCCACTTCCTGGAGCGCGCGCGTACGTACTATTCGCGCTCGGAAATCGTCAGCCGCAACCCCGACAAGTCACTGCACCGCTACACGTTCGCGGACTTCTACAAGCGCACGTGCCGGCTGATGAACGCGCTGACGCGGCTGGGGGTGAAGCCCGGCGACAGGGTCGCCACGCTGAGCTGGAACCACTACCGGCACCTGGAGGTGTACTACGGCGTGCCGGCGATGGGCGCGGTGGTGCACACGCTGAACCTGCGCCTGCACCCGAACGACCTGGCCTACATCGCTCGGCACGCGGAGGACACGGTGGTGGTGGTGGACCACTCGCTGCTGCCGCTGTTCGAGAAGTTCGCGGCGCAGGTGCCCAGCCTGCGCCACGTCATCGTGGTGCCGGACTCGGGGCCGGCGCCGGAGGGGAAGCTGGACTACGAGCAGCTCCTGGCGGCGGAGTCGGAGTCCTTCGACTTCCCGAAGCTGGAGGAGAACTCGGCGGCGATGCTCTGCTACACGTCGGGGACGACGGGCAACCCGAAGGGCGTGCTGTACAGCCACCGCTCCATCGTGCTGCACACGCTGGCGTGCTGCATGCCGGACGCGACGGGCATGCGCGAGGCGGACACGGTGCTGCCGGTGGTGCCCATGTTCCACGCGGCGGCGTGGGGGCTGGCGTTCGACGCGGTGCTCACGGGGGCGAAGCTGGTGTTCCCCGGGCCGCACCTGGACCCGCTGTCGCTGCTGGAGCTGATGGCGGCGGAGAAGGTGACGATGGCGGGCGGGGTGCCGACCATCTGGCTGGGAATCCTCGCGCTGCTGGACCAGGACCCGAAGAAGTGGGACCTGAGCCGGGTGCGGTCGATGCTGATTGGCGGCTCGGCGGCGCCGCCGTCGCTGATTGACGGCTTCAAGCAGCGGCACGGGCTGGAGGTGGTGCACGCCTGGGGCATGACGGAGCTGAGCCCGGTGGGCACCATGGCGAAGCTGAAGGGCGAGCTGCGGGACGCATCGCAGGAGGCGCAGCTGGCGGCGCGGGCGTCGCAGGGCTTCGCGCTGCCCTTCGTGGAGACGCGGGTGGTGGCGGACGACGGGCGGATTCTCCCGTGGGACGGGAAGACGATGGGCGAGCTGGAGGTGCGGGGGCCGTGGGTGGCGGGCTCGTACTTCGGCGGCGAGGGCCCGGACCGCTTCACGGCGGACGGGTGGTTCAAGACGGGGGACGTCGTCACCATCGATGGGGACGGGTATGTCCGCATCTGCGACCGGTCGAAGGACGTCATCAAGTCCGGTGGCGAGTGGATTTCGTCGGTGGCGCTGGAGAACGCGCTGATGGCGCACCCGGCGGTGCTGGAGGCGGCGGTGTTCGCCGGGAGGCACGCGAAGTGGGACGAGCGGCCGCTGGCGGCGGTGGCGCTGAAGCCGGGGCAGACGGCGACGAAGGAGGAGCTGGCGGCGCACCTGGCGAAGCAGTTCGCGAAGTTCTGGATGCCGGATGACTACTTCTTCGTCCCGCAGATTCCGCGCAACTCCACGGGCAAGTTCCTCAAGAGCAAGCTGCGTGAGGAGTACGGCGAGCACCTGATGAAGAATCAGGGCGTGAGCTCGGCGGGGTAG
- a CDS encoding protein kinase domain-containing protein, giving the protein MLQELPGGGLGTLLKCRDEAGQLFVAKFPKDASPENQRLIDDEARRLQRHQGRYVVKYLEPVSLQDGRRGFAMELMDGDLTPLVRQRASVERVLSYLFTVAQGLEDIHDSAPGAFHGDLKTGNILHKDGSAKLADFGLARGGLGQTVMFGQHTGGTPGYMPPEGTASQSGDIYSLGAVAFALLVGQEPQPREVLRIQIPGWPDLEQLINQMLSPDVRLRPNIRQVRMRLEAQRARASAPAPVQHFLPKRNTLRTSFPPPPAPAPTSSYGVGVAVALALFVGAGLLLAASKD; this is encoded by the coding sequence ATGCTGCAAGAGCTCCCGGGCGGTGGCCTGGGCACACTGCTGAAGTGCAGGGACGAGGCGGGACAGTTGTTCGTCGCCAAGTTCCCGAAGGACGCCTCACCGGAGAACCAACGGCTCATCGACGACGAGGCTCGGCGGCTCCAGCGGCACCAGGGCCGTTACGTCGTGAAGTACCTGGAGCCTGTGTCGCTCCAGGACGGGCGCCGGGGCTTCGCGATGGAGTTGATGGACGGGGACCTCACGCCCCTGGTCCGCCAGCGGGCGTCCGTGGAGCGGGTCCTGAGTTACCTGTTCACGGTGGCCCAGGGGCTGGAGGACATCCATGACTCCGCGCCGGGCGCGTTCCACGGCGACCTAAAGACCGGGAACATCCTGCACAAGGACGGGAGCGCGAAGCTCGCGGACTTCGGCCTTGCCCGGGGCGGCCTGGGACAGACGGTCATGTTCGGCCAGCACACTGGCGGAACGCCGGGCTACATGCCTCCGGAGGGGACAGCGTCCCAGTCCGGAGACATCTACTCCCTGGGGGCGGTGGCGTTCGCGCTCCTGGTGGGCCAGGAGCCCCAGCCCCGTGAGGTGCTACGCATCCAGATTCCGGGGTGGCCCGACCTGGAGCAGCTCATCAACCAGATGCTCTCGCCCGACGTGCGGCTGCGGCCCAACATCCGCCAGGTCCGGATGCGGCTCGAAGCGCAGCGGGCCCGGGCGTCGGCTCCAGCTCCGGTCCAGCACTTCCTTCCGAAGCGGAACACGCTCCGGACTTCATTTCCGCCGCCTCCGGCCCCGGCCCCGACCTCGTCGTATGGCGTGGGGGTCGCGGTCGCCTTGGCGCTGTTCGTGGGCGCGGGTCTCCTCCTGGCGGCGAGCAAGGACTGA
- a CDS encoding helix-turn-helix domain-containing protein: MSRAHSPHGGPDSREGEAYGLVLGQVIAQLRKQHGDMTQAALAHRLGISQSMLSKIESGKQPDAYLFSQLARVFGLEVQALDAQVREAMKRAQRAAAVVTEQPKASSPGWGELLALAGFVGLVVFAVAAVVGDDAKPVPEPSPQPKPKPR; encoded by the coding sequence ATGTCACGCGCGCACAGCCCCCACGGGGGACCGGACTCCAGGGAAGGCGAGGCCTATGGTCTGGTGCTGGGCCAGGTGATTGCCCAGCTCCGGAAGCAGCATGGGGACATGACCCAGGCCGCGCTGGCCCATCGGCTGGGCATCTCCCAGTCGATGCTGTCGAAGATCGAAAGCGGAAAGCAGCCGGACGCGTACCTCTTCAGTCAGCTTGCCCGCGTGTTCGGGCTTGAGGTCCAGGCGCTGGACGCCCAGGTCCGCGAAGCGATGAAGCGAGCGCAGCGGGCCGCTGCGGTGGTGACCGAGCAGCCCAAGGCATCATCCCCGGGTTGGGGAGAGCTACTCGCGCTGGCCGGCTTCGTGGGCCTGGTGGTGTTCGCGGTGGCGGCGGTCGTCGGCGACGACGCGAAGCCAGTGCCGGAGCCCTCGCCTCAGCCCAAACCGAAGCCCCGGTAG
- a CDS encoding DUF3427 domain-containing protein, translating to MSLASEHSVLNFPGELRMLDIVRAGLARAEEARFAISFTRSSGLQLLVDPLREMARRGGRIKLLTSTYQELTQPEALEALLKLEGVECRVQEGRTPFHAKFWWFNGNTVGECWAGSSNLTKGGLATNLEWNIRASGPESLEQTRRQFDTLWTRPDVRPLSQELIRWYQGRRRRERVPAPPLLAADAPRPRPEPNPAQREALRKLAELRARGERRAAVIAATGLGKTYLAAFDVSASGARNVLYVSHRLEHLTQALRAFRDVLHDHQLGLAGGGHLGLDADGVFATVQGLRDNTALLGRKWDYVIIDEFHHAEAPSYQPLRPLLQDAFLLGMTATPERQDGHDVLEWCNWNIAYEMRLPEAIERGWLLPFHYFGIADETVDFARVPWRNGRFSIEALERELSIDTRAELVLEQALLRGFDGPKRATVGFCASIRHARFMAEAFKRRNQHAEVVSGEQPVEVREHLYRRLADVDDPLEWLFAADVLNEGVDIPAINSLLFLRPTDSASLFLQQLGRGLRLYPGTEVLTVLDFVGHHRSSWASLKALHFPQGTGARADIQGFTLKPPRDCEVILERRTQELLEKSRREVTRRERCTGAYQSLREALGRSPLPLDLWHRDELPELSDFREVFGTWLDCQQAHRDLPPWAVGLPEHHAVRRFLRALEVDWQAPRVGPYALLWGLITRPEQPEAGYEEFFRKYPQWQVEHVPIEASRAWKTLATKLPADLLSGGRLSPILFEGIGPELLSQVEGRLLYTVNKDHLERHGGVLRSPSDLAHHVPYTRPEIVRHFGKQYDPIRHNTGILWFDQHGVIITKLDTSGAKETHRYQNHFLSEQRFSWTSQNKMTRANNAGREVLEHARNGVSLHLFVQRRSHTPAFYMGEVRATEARGDAPMTVIFELDRPVPHFLRRDIT from the coding sequence ATGTCCCTGGCCTCCGAGCACTCGGTCCTGAACTTCCCCGGCGAGCTGCGAATGCTCGACATCGTGCGAGCCGGACTGGCACGAGCCGAGGAGGCGCGCTTCGCGATCTCCTTCACCCGCTCCAGCGGCCTGCAGCTCCTCGTGGACCCGCTCCGGGAAATGGCCAGGCGAGGGGGCCGCATCAAGCTTCTCACATCGACCTATCAGGAGCTGACGCAGCCCGAGGCGCTGGAAGCACTCCTGAAGTTGGAGGGTGTCGAGTGCCGGGTCCAGGAGGGCCGCACTCCTTTTCACGCCAAGTTCTGGTGGTTCAATGGGAACACGGTCGGTGAATGCTGGGCGGGCTCCTCCAACCTCACCAAGGGCGGTCTCGCCACCAATCTCGAGTGGAACATCCGCGCCTCGGGGCCCGAGAGCCTCGAGCAGACCCGGCGGCAGTTCGACACGCTCTGGACCCGGCCCGATGTCCGCCCCCTGAGCCAGGAGCTGATCCGGTGGTACCAGGGCCGGCGCCGCCGGGAGCGTGTACCCGCTCCCCCGCTGCTGGCAGCGGATGCGCCACGGCCACGGCCGGAGCCCAACCCGGCGCAGCGTGAAGCGTTGCGGAAGCTGGCCGAGCTGCGCGCGAGAGGTGAACGCCGCGCGGCGGTCATCGCCGCGACCGGGCTGGGAAAGACGTATCTCGCGGCCTTCGACGTGTCCGCGAGCGGTGCGCGGAACGTCCTGTATGTCTCGCATCGCCTCGAACACCTCACGCAGGCCCTCAGGGCCTTCCGTGACGTGCTGCACGACCACCAGCTCGGGTTGGCCGGTGGCGGGCACCTGGGGCTGGACGCGGACGGGGTCTTCGCGACGGTGCAGGGCCTTCGTGACAACACCGCGCTGCTCGGGCGCAAGTGGGACTACGTCATCATCGACGAGTTCCATCACGCGGAGGCCCCGAGCTATCAGCCGCTGCGCCCCCTCCTCCAGGACGCGTTCCTCCTGGGGATGACGGCCACGCCTGAACGTCAGGACGGGCACGACGTGCTCGAATGGTGCAACTGGAACATCGCCTACGAGATGCGCCTCCCCGAGGCCATCGAGCGCGGCTGGCTCCTGCCCTTCCATTACTTCGGCATCGCGGACGAGACCGTCGACTTCGCGCGGGTTCCCTGGAGGAACGGGAGGTTCTCCATCGAAGCCCTGGAGCGGGAGCTGTCCATCGACACGCGCGCCGAGCTGGTGCTGGAGCAGGCGCTCCTGCGCGGCTTCGACGGTCCGAAGCGCGCGACGGTGGGCTTCTGCGCCAGCATCCGCCACGCCCGGTTCATGGCGGAGGCCTTCAAGCGGAGGAACCAGCACGCCGAGGTCGTCTCGGGAGAGCAGCCCGTCGAGGTGCGTGAGCACCTTTACCGCAGGCTGGCGGACGTGGACGACCCGCTGGAGTGGCTGTTCGCCGCGGACGTCTTGAACGAGGGCGTCGACATCCCGGCCATCAACTCGCTCCTCTTCCTGCGCCCCACGGACTCCGCCTCGCTGTTCCTCCAGCAACTGGGGCGCGGGCTGCGCCTGTATCCGGGAACGGAGGTGCTGACCGTCCTCGACTTCGTCGGCCATCATCGGAGCAGTTGGGCGTCCCTCAAGGCCCTTCACTTCCCCCAGGGCACGGGGGCCCGCGCCGACATCCAGGGCTTCACCCTGAAGCCTCCTCGCGACTGCGAGGTCATCCTGGAGCGGCGCACCCAGGAGTTGCTGGAGAAGAGCCGCAGGGAAGTCACGCGGCGTGAGCGCTGCACCGGAGCCTATCAATCACTCCGGGAGGCGCTCGGCCGGTCTCCGCTTCCCCTCGACCTCTGGCACCGCGACGAGCTGCCCGAGCTGAGTGACTTCCGCGAGGTCTTCGGCACCTGGCTCGACTGCCAGCAGGCACATCGAGACCTGCCGCCCTGGGCGGTGGGACTCCCCGAGCACCATGCGGTCCGGAGGTTCCTGAGGGCCCTGGAAGTAGACTGGCAGGCCCCCCGGGTTGGCCCCTATGCCCTGCTCTGGGGACTCATCACCCGGCCCGAGCAGCCGGAGGCCGGCTACGAGGAGTTCTTCCGAAAGTACCCCCAGTGGCAGGTCGAGCACGTACCGATCGAAGCCTCACGAGCATGGAAGACCCTGGCCACGAAGCTTCCGGCAGATCTGCTCTCCGGGGGCCGCCTGAGCCCCATCCTCTTCGAGGGCATCGGACCCGAGCTGCTTTCCCAGGTGGAGGGACGCCTGCTGTACACAGTGAACAAGGACCACCTGGAGCGCCACGGCGGCGTCCTGCGGAGTCCCTCGGACCTGGCACATCACGTCCCCTACACACGCCCTGAAATCGTCCGCCACTTCGGGAAGCAGTACGACCCCATCCGCCACAACACCGGCATCCTGTGGTTCGACCAGCACGGCGTCATCATCACCAAGCTCGACACGAGCGGCGCGAAGGAGACGCACCGTTACCAGAACCACTTCCTCTCGGAGCAGCGCTTCTCGTGGACCAGCCAGAACAAGATGACTCGCGCGAACAACGCGGGCCGGGAGGTGCTGGAGCACGCGCGGAACGGAGTGTCACTCCACCTGTTCGTCCAGCGGCGCTCACACACCCCCGCCTTCTACATGGGCGAGGTACGAGCCACGGAGGCACGAGGTGATGCCCCCATGACCGTCATCTTCGAGCTGGACCGGCCTGTCCCACATTTCCTACGCCGAGACATTACCTGA
- a CDS encoding DUF2381 family protein, which yields MTTFQGTWARVATTLGLLMLAMPSGAQSPEWQSFADLPRPRNLFVSKDPKSAVPQISVAGGVATTLRFEKPCDPSRTRLLGWEGRFEPLLVGGRSVLIVPLRTLAAGERFLLHVTLMDGTSIPFTVTSNRYLTDGQVNVYPDAESPEAVRKALAEKQKENEELLAENQRQREEETSANHALAALLATGQLKLTPFKKQEVWRLYEDGVELEVAVMLTREAVPRRKAAVVFKVTNKAPAGPWELQEARLMNAETFKQLPVALRMAPAAIVPGATGHVALVTDLASFGPTTADTKLILELFRSGGLRQAYVELKPHDWRR from the coding sequence ATGACTACGTTCCAGGGAACCTGGGCAAGAGTGGCCACCACGCTCGGACTCCTGATGCTGGCCATGCCTTCGGGCGCCCAGTCTCCGGAGTGGCAATCCTTCGCCGACCTGCCGAGGCCCCGGAACCTCTTCGTGTCGAAGGACCCCAAATCTGCCGTGCCGCAGATAAGCGTCGCGGGAGGTGTGGCCACCACGCTGCGCTTCGAGAAGCCGTGCGACCCGAGCCGGACCCGGCTCCTGGGCTGGGAAGGCCGCTTCGAGCCACTGCTTGTCGGTGGCAGGTCGGTGCTCATCGTCCCACTCCGGACCCTGGCGGCCGGAGAGCGCTTCCTGCTGCACGTCACCCTCATGGACGGAACTTCAATTCCCTTCACCGTGACGTCCAACAGGTACCTGACCGACGGACAGGTGAACGTCTACCCGGACGCAGAGTCCCCCGAGGCCGTGCGCAAGGCGCTGGCGGAGAAGCAGAAGGAGAATGAAGAACTCCTCGCCGAGAACCAGCGCCAGCGCGAAGAGGAGACTTCCGCCAACCATGCCCTGGCCGCACTCCTCGCCACCGGCCAGCTCAAGCTGACTCCGTTCAAGAAGCAGGAGGTATGGAGACTGTATGAGGACGGCGTCGAACTCGAAGTCGCCGTCATGCTGACCCGTGAAGCAGTGCCGAGAAGAAAGGCGGCGGTCGTCTTCAAGGTAACCAACAAGGCGCCTGCGGGACCATGGGAGTTGCAGGAGGCTCGGCTCATGAACGCGGAGACCTTCAAGCAGCTCCCCGTCGCATTGCGGATGGCCCCGGCGGCCATCGTCCCTGGAGCCACGGGTCACGTGGCGCTCGTCACTGACCTGGCGTCGTTCGGCCCGACCACGGCCGACACCAAGCTCATCCTGGAACTCTTCCGGAGTGGCGGGCTTCGGCAGGCCTACGTCGAATTGAAGCCCCATGATTGGCGACGCTGA
- a CDS encoding alpha/beta fold hydrolase, translating to MKEGPLPQQPPKSGHAPVNGLNLYYEVHGTGGGTPLIILHGGFRMAALLGEVPKQLAEGRQVIAVDLQGHGRTADVDRPLRYESMADDIAALITHLGFQQADVMGYSLGGGVALRTAIQHPQRVRKLVIVSAAYSHDSWYPEVRDTFAQLNHSLLEFMRESPEYQTYAALAPRPDDFPKLLDKMGELLSRSYDWSDEVPRISAPTLLIYGDHDGISTAKMVRFFELLGGGQKDPGWDGKGMSNARLAILPGRTHYNIFDSPEVVAKASAFLATPMAEQ from the coding sequence ATGAAGGAAGGTCCCTTGCCCCAGCAGCCCCCGAAGTCTGGTCACGCGCCGGTGAACGGCCTCAACCTCTATTACGAAGTTCACGGCACCGGAGGAGGCACGCCCCTCATCATCCTGCATGGCGGCTTCCGCATGGCGGCGCTCCTGGGCGAGGTGCCGAAGCAGCTCGCGGAGGGCCGGCAGGTCATCGCCGTCGACCTCCAGGGCCACGGCAGGACGGCGGACGTCGACCGACCGCTGCGCTACGAGTCCATGGCGGACGACATCGCCGCGCTCATCACCCACCTGGGCTTCCAGCAGGCCGACGTCATGGGCTACTCGCTCGGTGGAGGCGTCGCGCTCCGGACGGCGATTCAACACCCCCAGCGCGTCCGGAAGCTCGTCATCGTCTCGGCGGCCTACAGCCACGACTCCTGGTACCCGGAGGTTCGTGACACCTTCGCGCAGCTCAACCACTCCCTGCTGGAGTTCATGCGCGAGTCGCCCGAGTACCAGACGTATGCGGCCCTCGCGCCGCGTCCGGACGACTTCCCTAAGCTGCTCGACAAGATGGGCGAGCTGCTGTCGCGCAGCTACGACTGGTCGGACGAGGTCCCCCGCATCTCCGCCCCGACGCTGCTCATCTACGGGGACCATGACGGCATCTCGACAGCGAAGATGGTGCGCTTCTTCGAGCTCCTCGGCGGCGGCCAGAAGGACCCGGGCTGGGATGGCAAGGGCATGTCGAACGCCCGCCTCGCCATCCTCCCCGGGCGCACCCACTACAACATCTTCGACTCGCCCGAGGTCGTCGCGAAGGCCAGCGCCTTCCTCGCCACGCCCATGGCGGAGCAGTAG
- a CDS encoding GNAT family N-acetyltransferase, translated as MAVPEFDRVVASRLVLRRLRADDLEALVAYRNDPEVARYQSWSDYDAKRGSALIESMHGRQPGEPGWFQFAIALKDTDALVGDCALRTDDDVRTGEIGFTLSRQHQGKGLGTEAVRALLGYTFDTLQMHRVIGVTDAKNTAAATVLERVGMRREGHYLENAWFKGAWGDEFLYALLGREWARATKR; from the coding sequence ATGGCGGTGCCGGAGTTCGACAGGGTGGTGGCTTCGAGGTTGGTGCTGAGGCGGCTGCGAGCGGACGACCTGGAGGCGCTGGTGGCCTACCGGAACGACCCCGAGGTGGCGCGCTATCAGAGCTGGAGCGACTACGACGCGAAGCGTGGGAGCGCGCTCATCGAGTCGATGCACGGGCGCCAGCCTGGAGAGCCTGGGTGGTTCCAGTTCGCCATCGCGCTGAAGGACACGGACGCGCTGGTGGGCGACTGCGCGCTGCGGACGGATGACGACGTGAGGACGGGCGAGATTGGCTTCACGCTGTCGCGCCAGCACCAGGGGAAGGGCCTGGGCACGGAGGCGGTGCGCGCCCTGCTGGGGTACACGTTCGACACGCTCCAGATGCACCGGGTCATCGGGGTGACGGACGCGAAGAACACCGCGGCGGCCACCGTGCTGGAGCGCGTGGGCATGCGGCGCGAGGGGCACTACCTCGAGAACGCCTGGTTCAAGGGCGCCTGGGGCGATGAGTTCCTGTACGCGCTGCTCGGCAGGGAGTGGGCCCGGGCCACGAAGCGGTGA